In the genome of Desulfuromonas sp. DDH964, one region contains:
- a CDS encoding ATP synthase subunit I: protein MTNQDDQLLQTLARRNWAILGILVLLSLAWRSRAVSFGVLSGGLVAIVAYHWLQFALVRILAEPGMQPAKRFRAGYVVRLAALATVLFLLVGIIKVHPVALMVGLSVVVFNLLWTTLRRSL from the coding sequence GTGACAAACCAGGATGACCAGCTGCTGCAGACCCTGGCCCGGCGCAACTGGGCGATTCTCGGCATCCTTGTCCTGCTCAGCCTGGCCTGGCGCTCGCGCGCGGTAAGTTTCGGAGTATTATCGGGCGGCCTGGTCGCCATCGTCGCCTACCACTGGCTGCAGTTCGCGCTGGTGCGGATTCTGGCGGAACCCGGGATGCAGCCGGCCAAACGATTTCGGGCCGGCTATGTCGTTCGACTGGCGGCTCTGGCCACGGTTCTGTTTCTGCTGGTTGGTATCATCAAGGTTCACCCCGTCGCCCTGATGGTAGGCTTATCGGTAGTCGTCTTCAATCTGCTTTGGACCACGCTTCGGCGATCGCTTTGA
- a CDS encoding AtpZ/AtpI family protein has product MAEDKHQLFKALGFLSSVGISMVASTFIGLAMGYYLDKWLDTAPWMTLIFLGFGIISGFRNIYILTDRELKRQQRDNQENGDKPG; this is encoded by the coding sequence ATGGCTGAAGACAAGCACCAACTCTTCAAGGCGCTGGGTTTCCTCTCCAGCGTCGGCATTTCGATGGTGGCTTCGACCTTCATCGGCCTGGCGATGGGGTATTACCTTGACAAGTGGCTCGACACTGCACCCTGGATGACGCTGATCTTTCTCGGCTTCGGGATCATCTCCGGGTTTCGCAATATCTACATTCTGACTGACCGCGAGCTCAAACGGCAGCAGAGGGATAACCAGGAGAACGGTGACAAACCAGGATGA
- a CDS encoding RNA methyltransferase, producing the protein MNAETAPVVIILVEPRTPGNVGMVARAMANFGYDELRLVNPCNHLADEARRLAVDAAGLLEKARLFPDLQSALADCQRAVAATRRIGKRRGRSLDVAEVADETLQRDPVERLALVFGREDSGLSSPEVALCSHTAAIATPGSLGSLNLAQAVLIFLYELSRSGARSGTAGEVPAQAELEPLFQQLAGVLDRIAFLNRHRPEHVLMPLRRILTRGIETRHDLALLRALWGRLEESIHDWRGRRRGDETGGKTN; encoded by the coding sequence ATGAATGCAGAGACTGCTCCTGTTGTCATCATCCTCGTCGAACCGCGCACTCCCGGCAATGTCGGCATGGTCGCCCGGGCGATGGCGAATTTTGGTTATGACGAATTACGCCTGGTAAATCCCTGCAATCATCTGGCCGATGAGGCGCGGCGCCTGGCCGTCGACGCGGCCGGCCTGCTCGAAAAGGCCCGCCTCTTCCCCGACCTGCAGTCCGCCCTGGCTGACTGCCAGCGTGCGGTCGCCGCGACCCGCCGGATCGGGAAACGGCGCGGCAGGAGCCTCGACGTGGCCGAGGTCGCCGACGAAACTCTCCAGCGTGACCCGGTGGAGCGCCTGGCCCTGGTCTTCGGGCGCGAGGATTCAGGACTGAGCAGTCCCGAGGTTGCGCTCTGCAGCCATACCGCCGCCATTGCGACGCCCGGCTCCCTCGGCTCCCTCAATCTGGCCCAGGCGGTCCTGATCTTCCTCTACGAACTCTCCCGCTCTGGCGCCCGTAGCGGAACCGCCGGGGAGGTCCCGGCCCAGGCCGAGCTCGAGCCGCTGTTCCAACAGCTGGCCGGGGTGCTCGACCGCATCGCCTTTCTTAACCGGCACCGCCCCGAGCATGTCCTGATGCCGCTGCGGCGGATTCTCACCCGCGGCATCGAAACCCGCCATGACCTCGCCTTGCTGCGGGCGCTCTGGGGACGTCTCGAGGAGAGCATCCATGACTGGCGGGGACGACGCCGCGGGGACGAAACCGGGGGAAAAACAAATTGA